In a genomic window of candidate division WOR-3 bacterium:
- the panD gene encoding aspartate 1-decarboxylase produces the protein MQRKLLKSKIQGLRITGKELYYEGSLQVDAALLEAAGIVPGEMVQVVNINNGERFETYVIPAGAGSGVCCLKGAAARLGEVGDQVIVMSMAYVEESELSRHRIVRVKVDENNRIIKEEADGK, from the coding sequence ATGCAGCGTAAACTGCTGAAGTCAAAGATTCAGGGGCTGAGGATTACCGGTAAGGAGCTGTATTACGAAGGCAGTCTGCAGGTAGATGCAGCCCTGCTGGAGGCTGCCGGAATTGTCCCGGGAGAGATGGTTCAGGTTGTTAATATAAATAACGGGGAACGGTTTGAAACTTATGTGATTCCGGCAGGCGCCGGTTCCGGGGTGTGCTGCCTCAAGGGAGCCGCTGCCCGGCTGGGTGAAGTTGGGGATCAGGTGATTGTGATGAGTATGGCTTATGTTGAGGAGAGTGAACTCAGTCGGCACCGGATCGTCCGGGTGAAGGTTGACGAGAACAACCGGATCATTAAAGAGGAAGCTGATGGCAAATAA
- a CDS encoding LytR C-terminal domain-containing protein has protein sequence MANKGNCAPLICLIDQNYPIILVLIITLFFAVSACRPSSAKAEVEVPKVKLEVLNGAGVHRLGRAVERELLARGFDVYRVGDVDSSYEQTMVVDLRDPQGMNAQAIAAALAVRRKLFWFYQPEVKLPLVRVAVDSGSFYEVRLILGRDYRQFFPQAMILY, from the coding sequence ATGGCAAATAAGGGGAATTGCGCTCCCCTGATTTGCTTGATTGATCAGAATTATCCCATTATACTTGTTCTGATAATTACTCTCTTTTTTGCGGTTTCGGCTTGCCGGCCTTCTTCGGCAAAGGCGGAGGTTGAGGTTCCCAAGGTGAAGCTGGAGGTGCTTAATGGTGCGGGAGTGCACCGTCTGGGACGGGCAGTGGAGCGGGAGCTGCTCGCCCGAGGGTTCGATGTCTATCGGGTAGGTGATGTTGACAGCAGTTATGAACAGACGATGGTGGTGGATCTGCGGGACCCACAGGGAATGAACGCCCAAGCCATTGCCGCGGCGCTGGCGGTACGGAGAAAGCTTTTCTGGTTTTATCAGCCGGAGGTGAAACTTCCGCTCGTCCGGGTTGCGGTTGACTCCGGCAGTTTTTATGAGGTGCGATTGATTCTCGGCCGGGATTACCGGCAGTTTTTCCCGCAGGCAATGATTCTATACTGA
- a CDS encoding RsmB/NOP family class I SAM-dependent RNA methyltransferase: MNGVRKFFPDEFCRRYEQFIPDFDLFLEAMLTPLPKVFRVNTLKAEPEEVMPLLAELDPEPLPYLQFAYTVRNGRGLGRQLAHFLGLIYIQEAASMIPPVVLDPRPGDKVLDLAAAPGSKTTQMAALMKNRGLIIANDLSLERLRGLIGNIDRMGCLNVVVCRADGIVLGRKLTASCDRVLVDAPCSSEGTIRKTEEALRRWSVQGIANFSRVQKGLICAGYQALRPGGQMVYSTCTIAPEENEAVVAYLLKRFPEAEILPVELDNFVMRPALTEWEGDTFPSAIRRCRRILPQDNNTEAFFVALIRKPDDVAS; the protein is encoded by the coding sequence ATGAACGGAGTTCGAAAGTTTTTTCCGGATGAGTTCTGCCGCCGGTATGAACAGTTTATTCCCGATTTCGATCTATTTCTGGAGGCGATGCTTACCCCATTACCCAAGGTTTTCCGTGTTAACACACTCAAGGCAGAACCGGAGGAGGTAATGCCGTTACTCGCGGAGCTTGATCCCGAGCCTCTGCCTTACCTGCAATTTGCATATACGGTCAGGAATGGCCGGGGTTTGGGGAGACAGCTGGCGCATTTTCTGGGTTTGATTTACATTCAGGAAGCGGCGTCAATGATTCCACCGGTGGTTCTTGATCCTCGGCCCGGTGACAAGGTTCTGGATCTGGCAGCTGCTCCAGGGTCAAAGACTACGCAGATGGCGGCGCTGATGAAAAATCGGGGGCTGATTATCGCCAATGATCTCTCTCTTGAACGGCTTCGGGGACTGATCGGAAATATTGACCGTATGGGCTGTCTTAATGTTGTGGTCTGTCGGGCGGACGGAATTGTACTTGGCCGGAAGCTTACCGCCAGTTGCGACCGCGTCCTGGTAGATGCACCGTGTTCGTCTGAAGGAACGATCAGGAAGACTGAGGAGGCGTTGCGACGCTGGTCGGTGCAGGGGATTGCGAATTTCAGCCGAGTGCAGAAGGGGTTGATTTGTGCTGGATATCAGGCCCTGAGACCCGGCGGACAGATGGTCTATTCGACCTGCACAATCGCACCGGAGGAAAACGAAGCGGTGGTTGCTTATCTGCTGAAGAGATTTCCCGAAGCCGAAATTCTGCCCGTAGAGCTTGATAATTTCGTCATGAGACCGGCATTGACAGAATGGGAGGGAGATACTTTTCCATCAGCAATAAGACGCTGTCGCCGGATTCTCCCTCAGGATAATAATACCGAGGCGTT
- a CDS encoding C4-type zinc ribbon domain-containing protein has protein sequence MNPKIEALRSLEEFDHILRDIESDKYPDDSFKGLKASEQFIKIAEKERAKLTRKIDPKVLAQYERIMKRYGGRVVVQVIREFCGGCYIRLPSELVVRCRTELVTCPNCGRFLYWVK, from the coding sequence ATGAACCCCAAGATCGAGGCGCTGCGATCGCTCGAGGAGTTCGATCATATTCTGCGGGATATTGAAAGTGATAAATATCCGGATGACAGTTTCAAGGGGTTGAAGGCATCAGAGCAGTTTATCAAGATTGCCGAAAAGGAGCGGGCAAAACTCACCAGAAAGATCGATCCGAAGGTGCTGGCGCAGTATGAGCGGATCATGAAACGATACGGGGGCCGGGTAGTGGTGCAGGTGATCAGGGAGTTCTGTGGCGGATGTTATATCCGGCTTCCCTCCGAGCTGGTGGTCAGGTGCCGGACAGAACTGGTCACCTGTCCCAACTGCGGACGGTTTCTGTACTGGGTTAAGTAA
- the rplQ gene encoding 50S ribosomal protein L17, whose protein sequence is MRHGDRVKKLGRKYEHRRALMRNLIAALIRYERIRTTVAKAKEARRHAERLVRFAISGTLADRRQVARMVSEPALVRKLFNEIAPRLADRQGGYTRIHRLGYRPGDSAEMAYLEFVVRSEKPAAEEKEKKQPKKQRETKAKGASKKPAKKKESA, encoded by the coding sequence GTGCGACACGGTGATCGAGTGAAAAAACTAGGCAGAAAATATGAGCACCGGCGGGCGCTGATGCGGAATCTGATTGCCGCCCTGATCCGGTATGAGCGGATCCGGACTACGGTGGCGAAGGCGAAGGAGGCACGCCGCCACGCCGAGCGGCTGGTCCGGTTTGCGATATCCGGCACACTGGCAGACCGGCGACAGGTGGCAAGAATGGTTTCCGAACCGGCGCTGGTGCGCAAGCTGTTTAATGAGATTGCACCGCGGCTGGCGGACCGTCAGGGTGGATATACGCGGATTCACCGGCTTGGATACCGTCCCGGCGATTCCGCCGAGATGGCGTATCTTGAGTTTGTTGTGCGTTCGGAAAAGCCGGCTGCGGAGGAGAAGGAAAAGAAACAGCCGAAGAAGCAGAGGGAGACAAAGGCGAAGGGCGCTTCGAAGAAACCGGCAAAGAAGAAGGAGTCAGCATAA
- a CDS encoding DUF763 domain-containing protein, with the protein MRRGVVDLPLHSGHAPGWLFERMKRLVRSVAEAIVLEFGALELLRRLSDPVWFQSLGCVAGFDWHSSGLTTTVCGALKEGIRGMERELGVFVCGGKGRASRRTPEEIGFFAEQFSLDGDKLIQTSRLVAKVDSSALQDGYQIYHHLFIGTIDGNWAVIQQGMNEVTGWARRYHWFSEGLESFVVEPHTGIAGPAGGTVLNLTAREAESARETATFIARQFPGKTIKEFMQIRLPARHPVSIQDISPDYLKKVLIKTYEQPPADFASLLLVPGVGPKTVRALALVADVIYGAPLSFRDPVTYTFAHGGKDGYPYPVNRSEYDRSLLFLEKGIKEARIGRREKLEALRRLEQWSRMLVKTI; encoded by the coding sequence ATGCGCCGGGGTGTCGTTGATCTGCCTCTGCATTCCGGCCACGCTCCGGGCTGGCTGTTTGAGCGCATGAAACGGCTGGTGCGCAGTGTGGCGGAAGCGATTGTCCTTGAGTTCGGGGCGCTTGAGCTTCTGCGCCGCCTTTCTGATCCGGTATGGTTTCAGAGTCTGGGATGTGTTGCTGGCTTTGACTGGCATTCGAGCGGTTTGACGACAACGGTGTGTGGTGCGCTGAAGGAGGGGATCAGAGGAATGGAGCGGGAGCTGGGAGTTTTTGTCTGTGGCGGCAAGGGGCGGGCATCACGCCGGACCCCGGAGGAGATCGGCTTTTTTGCTGAGCAGTTCAGCCTCGATGGTGATAAACTGATTCAGACCAGCAGGCTGGTAGCCAAAGTAGACAGCAGTGCCCTGCAGGACGGGTATCAGATTTACCATCATCTTTTTATCGGGACAATTGATGGAAATTGGGCGGTGATCCAGCAGGGAATGAATGAGGTAACGGGCTGGGCACGACGCTACCACTGGTTTTCGGAAGGTCTGGAAAGTTTTGTCGTCGAACCCCATACCGGCATTGCCGGCCCTGCCGGAGGCACGGTGCTGAATCTGACCGCACGCGAGGCAGAATCTGCCCGGGAAACTGCGACGTTTATTGCCCGACAATTTCCCGGCAAGACGATTAAAGAATTCATGCAGATAAGACTGCCAGCCCGGCATCCAGTTTCGATCCAGGATATTTCGCCCGATTATCTTAAAAAGGTGCTGATAAAAACTTACGAACAGCCACCAGCCGATTTTGCCTCACTGCTGCTGGTTCCGGGTGTGGGTCCGAAGACCGTCCGGGCGCTGGCACTGGTTGCCGATGTGATTTACGGCGCCCCGCTGTCCTTCCGGGATCCGGTAACCTATACCTTTGCCCACGGTGGTAAGGATGGTTATCCCTATCCTGTAAACCGGAGTGAATATGATCGGTCTCTTTTATTTCTAGAGAAGGGAATAAAGGAAGCACGAATCGGGCGCCGGGAAAAGCTGGAGGCACTACGACGGCTGGAGCAGTGGTCAAGGATGCTGGTGAAGACGATATGA
- a CDS encoding PTS sugar transporter subunit IIA codes for MNLTSLLRADRINLELKSKRKPEVLRELVLMIRSGDTAEQLLQTLQKREELGSTGIGRGIAIPHGRSLLLDKLEIAVGRSTKGVEFDAIDKKPVHLFFLVMAPPQDPGNQYLITLGRIALVCQELTKRRQLFDPQTPEEFIELVRSLEEKVK; via the coding sequence TTGAATTTAACATCATTGTTACGGGCGGACCGGATTAATCTGGAGCTGAAGAGTAAAAGGAAACCGGAGGTGCTGCGGGAGCTGGTGCTGATGATACGCAGTGGCGATACCGCGGAGCAGCTGCTGCAGACCTTGCAGAAGCGTGAAGAGCTGGGGTCAACCGGGATCGGCAGGGGGATTGCCATTCCCCACGGCAGGTCGCTCTTGCTGGATAAACTGGAGATTGCGGTTGGCAGGTCAACAAAGGGAGTGGAGTTTGATGCAATTGACAAAAAGCCGGTTCATCTCTTCTTTCTGGTAATGGCACCACCGCAGGACCCCGGCAACCAGTATCTCATTACTCTGGGCCGGATCGCCCTCGTGTGTCAGGAGCTGACGAAACGCCGGCAGCTGTTTGATCCGCAGACTCCGGAGGAGTTCATCGAACTGGTGCGCAGTCTTGAGGAGAAGGTGAAATGA
- the rpsD gene encoding 30S ribosomal protein S4, whose amino-acid sequence MARDIGPKCKRCRRAREKLFLRGNKCISDSCVLMKRGEEAEGAARRRISAYAIQLREKQKLRMMYGILETQFRNYFERAAKSPNTAAALLTLLETRLDNVVFRLGFADSRAQARQLVRHGHITVDGRRVDIPSYQVRPGQVIAVGSEKGKKLVSAIVAAKEPGVVPWLSANHQQLTGQVLRLPNQEDLKDVPCNMQLIVEFYSK is encoded by the coding sequence ATGGCAAGAGATATAGGACCTAAATGCAAGCGCTGTCGCCGGGCAAGGGAGAAGCTGTTCCTGCGCGGCAACAAGTGTATTTCGGATAGCTGTGTGCTGATGAAACGCGGAGAGGAGGCTGAGGGTGCGGCGCGACGCCGGATTTCTGCCTATGCGATTCAGCTGCGGGAGAAGCAGAAACTGCGGATGATGTATGGCATTCTGGAGACTCAGTTCCGGAACTATTTTGAGCGGGCAGCCAAGAGCCCGAATACCGCCGCCGCCCTGCTGACCCTGCTGGAGACCAGGCTGGATAATGTGGTCTTCCGGCTGGGGTTTGCCGATTCCCGTGCTCAGGCGCGGCAGCTGGTGCGCCACGGTCACATCACCGTTGACGGCCGGCGGGTAGACATTCCTTCCTATCAGGTGCGACCCGGTCAGGTGATTGCCGTCGGCAGTGAAAAGGGAAAAAAGCTGGTGAGTGCGATTGTCGCCGCCAAGGAACCAGGAGTGGTACCATGGCTGAGCGCAAATCATCAGCAGCTGACCGGACAGGTTCTCAGACTGCCGAATCAGGAGGATTTGAAGGATGTTCCATGTAATATGCAGTTAATCGTGGAGTTTTATTCAAAATGA
- the rpsK gene encoding 30S ribosomal protein S11 — MARKSSRKRASPVCVAHINTTFNNTIVTIAEPDGSVICWSSAGKVGFKGAKKGTPYAAGQAAESAGKEAVALGVRKVEVQVCGPGPGREAAIRSLQNAGLDIVSIRDVTPIPHNGCRPPKQRRV; from the coding sequence GTGGCAAGGAAGTCTTCAAGGAAACGGGCGTCACCGGTGTGTGTGGCGCATATCAATACCACATTTAATAATACAATTGTAACCATTGCCGAGCCGGACGGTTCGGTGATCTGCTGGTCGTCGGCGGGCAAGGTCGGGTTCAAGGGTGCGAAGAAGGGGACACCCTATGCTGCCGGTCAGGCGGCAGAGAGCGCCGGCAAGGAGGCAGTGGCACTCGGGGTGCGCAAGGTTGAGGTTCAGGTGTGCGGACCCGGACCGGGCAGGGAGGCGGCGATCCGCTCACTGCAGAATGCCGGGCTGGACATCGTATCCATCCGCGATGTCACCCCGATTCCCCATAACGGATGCCGGCCGCCGAAGCAGCGCCGGGTGTGA
- a CDS encoding DNA-directed RNA polymerase subunit alpha, whose product MRLKPFIMPEKYELEAATASDSYGKFIIAPLERGWGTTIGNALRRALLSSVQGAAVVEVRIDGVSHEFTTIDDVVEDVPEIILNIKKLRFRLWSETPKLCHLYAKGKREYYARDMTVPPELVVANPDQKILTIADSRKSLTIEMMVENGRGYVRAERLKRGRTAPEGTIFLDAFFSPVKRVNYWVESMRVGDRTDFERVICEVWTDATVTPEEALIQSATILRNHMAALIPQEKEPEFIQEEKVLKDQDRLAELLGMDIDELELSNRALNCLKRGRSKRTGERISIQTVADLVQKSEREIMEIENFGRKSLEELKKVLEDLGLTLGMDISGIPVRTPTGENEEKEQE is encoded by the coding sequence ATGAGACTGAAACCTTTTATCATGCCGGAAAAGTATGAGCTGGAAGCCGCTACCGCTTCCGACAGTTACGGGAAATTTATCATTGCGCCGCTGGAACGGGGCTGGGGCACAACGATCGGAAATGCCCTGCGCCGGGCACTGCTTTCCTCCGTCCAGGGAGCAGCGGTTGTTGAGGTGCGGATTGACGGGGTGTCGCATGAGTTTACCACGATTGATGATGTGGTGGAGGATGTGCCGGAGATTATTCTGAATATCAAGAAGCTCCGGTTCCGACTCTGGTCCGAAACTCCGAAGCTGTGCCATCTCTATGCAAAAGGGAAGCGGGAATACTATGCCCGGGATATGACCGTGCCACCGGAGCTGGTGGTTGCCAATCCGGATCAGAAGATTCTCACGATTGCCGACAGCCGGAAGTCGCTGACGATTGAGATGATGGTGGAGAATGGCCGGGGTTATGTCCGGGCGGAGCGGTTGAAGCGGGGACGGACCGCGCCCGAAGGCACGATCTTTCTTGACGCTTTCTTCTCACCGGTGAAACGGGTGAATTACTGGGTTGAGAGTATGCGGGTCGGTGACCGGACCGATTTTGAACGGGTGATATGTGAGGTCTGGACCGATGCTACTGTGACCCCGGAGGAGGCGCTGATTCAGTCAGCAACGATTCTGCGGAATCACATGGCGGCGCTGATCCCGCAGGAGAAGGAGCCGGAGTTCATTCAGGAGGAGAAGGTTCTGAAAGATCAGGACCGGCTTGCAGAGCTGCTGGGGATGGATATCGATGAACTGGAGCTGTCTAACCGGGCGCTCAACTGTCTGAAGCGGGGCAGATCGAAGCGGACCGGCGAGCGGATTTCAATCCAGACCGTCGCCGATCTGGTGCAGAAGAGCGAACGGGAGATCATGGAAATTGAGAACTTCGGCCGGAAGTCACTCGAGGAGCTGAAGAAGGTGCTTGAGGATCTGGGGTTGACGCTGGGAATGGACATATCCGGTATCCCCGTGCGGACTCCAACCGGGGAGAATGAAGAGAAAGAGCAGGAGTAA
- a CDS encoding histidinol-phosphatase HisJ family protein translates to MLDYHIHPDFSPDAQGSIEQFCGRAVAIGMQEVCFTTHYEPDPVRAGIERVIVQGNPVAVDSDWPERYLEEIERCRRRFPELTIVSGVEVGYELGLEGKIADFLSRYRFDFVLGAIHCLDHVAITSRKELDDFQMRLKPLGAGYLARRYFEYVRAAAGSRLFDCLAHLDIWRKYISSGIGAEFESAIQPWVTPMLEAIVRSGVGLEINTSALRRGDSEPYPAAAIVWQAVKLGVRVFTLGSDAHRPEELGDGIDCAYQLLKSSGMKPARFRDRQPIYD, encoded by the coding sequence ATGTTGGATTATCATATTCATCCCGATTTTTCCCCTGATGCTCAGGGCAGTATCGAGCAGTTCTGCGGGCGGGCGGTAGCGATCGGAATGCAGGAAGTCTGTTTTACTACTCATTATGAGCCGGACCCCGTAAGGGCAGGGATTGAGCGGGTCATTGTTCAGGGTAATCCGGTGGCGGTTGATTCTGACTGGCCCGAACGCTACCTGGAAGAGATTGAACGGTGTCGCCGGCGGTTTCCAGAGTTGACAATTGTCTCGGGCGTAGAGGTGGGCTATGAACTGGGACTGGAGGGAAAGATTGCCGACTTTCTCAGCCGCTACCGGTTTGATTTCGTCCTGGGGGCAATACACTGTCTTGATCATGTGGCGATTACATCGCGGAAGGAACTTGATGATTTCCAGATGCGTTTAAAACCCCTTGGTGCCGGCTATCTTGCCCGGCGCTATTTTGAATATGTCCGGGCAGCTGCCGGTTCCCGGTTGTTTGACTGCCTGGCCCATCTTGATATCTGGAGAAAATATATCAGTTCCGGGATCGGTGCTGAATTTGAATCTGCAATTCAACCGTGGGTCACCCCGATGCTCGAGGCGATTGTCCGGAGCGGTGTGGGGCTGGAAATTAACACCTCCGCATTGCGTCGGGGAGATAGTGAACCTTATCCGGCAGCGGCGATCGTGTGGCAGGCAGTAAAGCTGGGGGTCCGGGTATTTACCCTCGGTTCGGACGCGCACCGCCCGGAGGAGCTGGGCGATGGCATAGACTGCGCTTATCAGCTGCTGAAAAGTTCCGGAATGAAGCCGGCCCGGTTTCGTGACCGTCAGCCCATTTATGATTAG
- the rsfS gene encoding ribosome silencing factor: MADSMKFAERLARLIDRKLGEDILILDLRAASALADFFVITTANSAVHAQAIARALLEKSKSRGFTSPHHVEGMDTAQWILIDYLDVIVHIFLGEVREFYGLERLWGDVPQKRLDNRKR; encoded by the coding sequence ATGGCAGATTCAATGAAATTTGCCGAGCGGCTGGCAAGGCTGATTGATCGGAAACTGGGAGAGGATATTCTGATTCTGGATCTCCGGGCAGCATCGGCACTGGCTGATTTTTTTGTGATCACAACTGCAAATTCTGCGGTTCACGCTCAAGCGATCGCCAGGGCGCTTTTGGAAAAGAGCAAAAGCCGCGGTTTTACTTCTCCGCATCATGTGGAAGGAATGGACACGGCGCAGTGGATTCTGATTGATTATCTTGATGTGATTGTTCATATATTTCTCGGCGAAGTGCGGGAATTTTACGGGCTGGAACGGCTGTGGGGTGATGTGCCGCAGAAAAGGCTGGATAACCGGAAAAGATAG